The following coding sequences are from one Stigmatopora nigra isolate UIUO_SnigA chromosome 10, RoL_Snig_1.1, whole genome shotgun sequence window:
- the brk1 gene encoding putative protein BRICK1: protein MAGQEDPVQREIHQDWANREYIEVITSSIKKITDFLNSFDMSCRSRLATLNEKLTALERRIEYIEARVTKGETLT, encoded by the exons ATGGCCGGCCAGGAGGATCCAGTGCAGAGAGAAATTCACCAAGACTGGGCTAATCGGGAATATATCGAAGTTATAACAAGCAGCATCAAGAAAATTACGGACTTCCTTAACTCTTTTG ACATGTCATGTCGATCTCGTTTGGCTACTCTCAATGAGAAGCTGACAGCGTTGGAGCGGAGAATCGAATACATCGAAGCAAGG GTTACAAAAGGAGAGACTTTGACTTAA
- the faim2b gene encoding fas apoptotic inhibitory molecule 2b — translation MKKEKINTDHEPPTYQEATAGYEEMQAQFSWDDHTIRQTFIRKVYAILMVQLLVTVAIVALFTFCAPVRFFIQTHPSLYMASYLVFFATYIALSCCGDLRRQVPWNIILLVLFTLSMAFMMGFVSSFYNTKSVVLCLGITSLVCFSVTVFSFQSKIDVTSFQGVLFSLCVVMLLCSITLSIVIPFGYVPWLHALYATLGAILFTLFLAFDTQMLLGNKRFSISPEEYVFATLSIYLDIIYLFSFLLQIVGGGRD, via the exons ATGAAAAAGGAAAAG ATCAACACTGACCATGAACCACCAACGTATCAAGAAGCAACAGCGG GTTATGAAGAAATGCAGGCTCAGTTTTCCTGGGATGATCATACCATACGGCAGACCTTCATCAGGAAG GTCTACGCTATTCTCATGGTCCAGCTCTTAGTGACTGTGGCCATTGTTGCCCTCTTCACATTTTg TGCACCTGTAAGGTTCTTCATTCAGACTCATCCCAGCTTATACATGGCATCTTA TCTCGTTTTTTTCGCCACTTATATCGCACTGTCCTGCTGTGGTGACTTGAG GAGACAGGTTCCCTGGAACATCATTTTATTAGTTCTTTTT ACTTTAAGTATGGCCTTCATGATGGGATTTGTGTCGAG TTTTTACAACACCAAGTCAGTGGTTCTGTGTTTGGGAATTACCTCCCTTGTGTGCTTTTCCGTCACAGTCTTCAGCTTCCAAAGCAAG ATTGACGTGACTTCCTTCCAAGGTGTCCTCTTCTCATTATGTGTGGTCATGTTGCTGTGCTCCATCACTCTTTCCATCGTCATTCCCTTTGGATAT GTTCCTTGGCTACATGCACTTTACGCCACCTTAGGAGCCATCCTCTTCACTTTG TTCCTGGCATTCGACACTCAAATGCTGTTGGGCAACAAACGATTCAGCATCAGTCCAGAAGAATACGTGTTTGCCACACTCAGTATCTACCTGGATATAATCTACCTGTTCAGCTTCTTGTTACAAATTGTGGGAGGAGGTCGTGACTGA